In Pararge aegeria chromosome 7, ilParAegt1.1, whole genome shotgun sequence, the DNA window CTGCTGAGTATTGTAGCGAAGAGGGGGTGGTAAGCTTTGTCCTTTTTGTATCACTTGAAGTAATTCAATTTTGGTTGCTAAACGCCTATTTTCTGGTACTTTTCTGAGTTCTTTATATAACGACAAACAAAAGAGTTTGTCGTCATCTTGCTTGGTAATACTATTTTCTTGAAGTTCATTCTGAAAATGTTTTCGTGACTCGatacttttttctattaaaaccgCTATTTTTTCTTCTGGCACTTGTGTTTTCTTACGTTTAGGGGGACGTATTTCAGTGGCTTCGGTTGCATTGGCGTTTAGTTCACTTGTCTCCTCACTTTGCCTTTCATTCtgttcttcaatattagttgtagtGTCTTTATTACTTACACTATTCTGCAGGAAAGATAATCttgaaaaatacatatatcgGGCTCCTTTACGAGCACCTGAACCAGAAGgagttgttttttcttttttgtattctttattgTAGCAATCTcgtatatttttccattttttttggagttgtgtacctaaaaataataacattattaataatattcttgtTTCAGATATCTTGGTACGGGTTGTTCATTTGGAGAACTAAGCTACAATTACCGCCTAGGAAAATCGACGATTACTGGAATTGTCCGCGAAGTATGTAAATCATTGTGGAATAAGTTGGTAAACATAGTCATGCCCGAAGCGACTGAAGATATCTGGAAGACAATAGCACGAGACTTTGAGAGATATGCAAATTTTCCAAATTGCATTGGTGCTATAGACGGCAAGCATATCCGAGTTATAAAGCCTGTTGATTCGGGTTCTTTGTATCATAACTATAAACATTACTTTTCCATAGTGCTCTTAGCACTTTGCGACGCCAACTATTGCTTTACTTATGTTGATATTGGGGCTTATGGCAAAAGCAGTGAttctgctatatttaaaaattcggttttttataaacgcctgacagaaaaatcattaaacataCCAACACCTAAACCAATATCTAATGTAGACCTAACACCAATGCCTTATGTTATAGTTGGAGATGAAGCCTTCGGCTTAGCAGAAAATTTATTGCGCCCATATTCAGGCAAATGTTTACCATAtgaaaaaaggatttttaactATAGGTTATCGAGAGCCCGACGTAATATTGAGTGCACTTTTGGTATTTTGGCGAACAAATGGCGCATCTTTCATAGGCCTATAAATGTAAACATAGATTTTGCCGAAGATATAATAAAAGCTTCTTGTGTTCTACATAACTATGTGCGGACTAGAGATGgtctaaaatttaaagatacttTATATAATGCACCCATGACTAATCTCAATACCTTGCATGCGGGAAGAGGGACACCGTCATCTTTGAATATCAGAGATAAATTCGCTCATTACTTTGTGAATGATGGGCGTGTTCCATGGCAAGACACAAAGATATAGCTGCAACTAACATACCGTACTTGTAATGTTTAGGTACATaactaaatgtaaacaaacgaaATATGGTAATACTAAacctatatactataatataataaacctacttacttaaaatattctttttttccaCCGTGTCTTCGCAATTTCCAAATATCTCCACCAACTCTTGCCAAGCTCGGttcttgataattttatttgagtaaTCATCACACTGAATGTCCCATATTGCAGGTCTCTTCTCCACCTCATCAATAAATAGTTCAGTGTCGAAACGATCCATGGCGAACTCGCGAACAGTGACGTGCTCACCGCGCGGTATCCGCAACGCAACTGAACGCGAAGTAAAGACTCCATAGTAATAGAAACGCGCGGGAGCAGCGCGATTCTATTTTCTGGCGGTTGGGTTGCGGTAACCGCGCGGCTTGATTAACCGCGCGGTTATGTCTGAACGATTACTAACTAACTCATATAAATAAGACCCGCGCGATTTCCATGCGATTCTATAATCGCGCGGTTCCCGCCGTGTCTGAACGAGCGCTTATTGTTGACATACACCTATTAACTTATACTTCATACGTTATACTTGACGGATTAACGACGTGACTGATGTGTGGGAAAGCACCATAATTGCCTAAATTTGGACGTACAATGAACATTGAATTTataccttactaatattataaatgtagtctttaagtcggtttttttatgtttatagacgagcgcttgactgcaatcacataacacaagctacgcttactttggggctagatggcgatgtgtgtattgtcgtagtatatatttatttatttatttaatcacacctgatggtaagcgatgatacagcttaaggtggagcgcgcttgcctagaagatgcctattcactcttgatttgaaggtgcTCTTGTAAAAAACTCGGTTAAAATGCTAAAGACATTAGAAAGACCTCTAAAATTATTTGTTGTTTGCGTATTTATTTTGTCTTGCAACCTCTCTGGCGTAGTAGTGAGTACTGCGTGCTTATAAGTAGgagaaatttggaattttgtgTGAGTGGGAGGCTTTGAGAGACAAAGAAGTTCTGCCAAGTCGTTTAGCAATTGGTTTAGTAAAAACCGCGGGGAAATCGGGGGAATGAGTTTAATATATCTGCTGTATTTACAACATgagccgctaccatcttattctgcttcatcacttaccacatggtgagattgaagtcaatgGCTAATAAaagatggccgattggcgcagtttgcagcgaccctggtttctgagcccaaggccgtgggttcgattcccactactgaaaaatgtttgagtgatgagcatgaatgttttccagtgtctgggtgtttatgtatattctaagtatttatgtatattattcatgaaaatattcattagtcatcttagtacccataatacaaggtacgcttactttggggctagttggcgatatgtaaaaaaaaagcttatagtAGAAATATCCTAAAATAAACCCGCATACTTTTTTCAGACTTACGttcgtttttaatataagcaattttactatatatatataactaatatataacttgctttaaccctgaaggaaaacatcgtaaataaaacaagcatgcctgaaagttctccataatctctCTTAAGGGCGTttaaaatctaccaatccgcacttggccagcgtgcaGACTAAGCCCTGCTCATTCtaagaggatacccgtgccctgtagtgggccggtaattctttgttcttcaatttatttatttactagcggaccctcgctaattagtcaatcgagaagctagaatagatgtttgacggccgattggcgcagtttgcagcgaccctgctttctgagcccaaaccgtgggttcgattcccactactggaaaatgtttgtgtgatttgcatgaatgtttttcagtgtctgggtgtttatatgtatattgctatttatttatgtatattattcataaaaatattcaacagtcatctcagtacccataacacaagctacgcttcctttggggctaggatgcggtgtgtgtattgtcgtagtatatttatttatgtatttatttatgctaaCATCAAAAttatcgtggctagctatgtgcgtactattattttacgtggtatactgagttagtaagttgtcattattttagttgatacatacatccatccatacctccatcctcacaaactttcgcatttataatattagtaggatggtggacgcatgcattcgatcgttgtcccatatgccttgctacttgctgttatgcattcgatcgttgttccatatgccttgctacttgctgttatgcattcgatcgctgttccatatgccttgctacttgctgttatttgtgaatagttatgtcctttatctccgaaaatatttatcagatctttattaaaattagacactacatattttatagtacacactttaaaataaaataataaaaatattataatcggttcaaatttaacggagctatgaagtaaaattgataaaatttttcatcccgtttcccgcaggaaacttattgtttatcgggataaaaggtatcctatgtgtagacccggaatatcagctaccactatactaaattttatttaaattcgttcaGTAGCTTTTGCGTGATTCccgcacagacagacagacaaaaattaaataaaagtctgttttggactcagtatcgattataaagcaaaaTCTCAATCCCGGTCAAAATtatctaatatattaaatgtacagaaatcttccagttacagttttattgtaagtattgattgttttaaacatctttattgcgtagtataggataaattaagaatatacataaagaaATTAGAggcaaaaggcagccttatcactaaaagtgctCTCTTCCAGGTTACCTAAACGATagaaacaatacataaatttacacactaaagtacatactactTATAGCtaatatgataattattaagagagaaaaataaaataggatataatataaattataaatatttgtatatatttaccattgatatataaatgcatatatacGAACAACAGAATTacaatgacaaatagtgatgccTTACACGGCCTTATTATATACCTGATGTAAATTTACTTACAATACATCACCGAAATGTGGGTTGTTAAGTCTGAAAACCTAATTTTATAGgaaggtaaatatttttacttaacgGCTTTATACTCAAATAGATACAGTATTATTACGTTGAATATTCATACAATAATAGATCTGCTTACAAAGCAGGAATATCGTATGTAACTGCGACCAACGCTGTTCTGCCAAGGTGATTAAAACTCTATTTCAACACACTAAAGTTACGTTTCGCTTGATTTAAAATCTAGGTTACTTTCTCCACAACAAAGTAATACCAATGTCAGGTTGTATTTTCTTCGGCATTATAACATTATACAATCGGTTATGGGAGCGTTGCGCAATCTTTAGCACGTGGAATCGATACGCGAATCGAttacttttatttgatttttatcgTCTTCTTTTACGCGACACGCTTAATCGATTTTAGATTTGCAAAGCTAATAAATGATACAACAGATTTTTACATTTGTATTTAGAATAGTCTACGCTGGTattgtaaatgcaaaagtttggatggatgaaCGTCTGGACGGATCTGGATGtaattaagcaaataaatagattatttcgTTTATCAAGAGACAATAGATTCGTAAACATCTCAGTAGAAATGTTTCTTGAATATTGGTTGAGAGGTTGAGAGGTCAGAGGTTACTAATAAGACTAATTCTCTCTGTATAACCCTCTACCTGTCTGCGAAGTTCTCATAAAGTCcggatagatagatagagagaCTATCAAGTCAAAGATAAAGTTCAAGTCTGCATTTTCTAGTTCTTAAATCTATATAACCCGTGTAATTTatgaatagaattaaaaaaggcGTAAGATGATCAGCTATCTCTCTATTTTGTGAATTTGAAAGTAAGGTAGCAGTATCGACTGTCTGTTATAAATCGGTAAACCTGagggtatttttaaaaaaccaataACCGTGAACGAAGTCACTGTCAACAGCTAATAGCACATAAAAACACTAAAACGTTTTCAAGGACAGAAAATTAAGCAAGCCGTTTACGACTATTCCCATAGACAGTGCTGTGGGGAATAATGATGGTGTAAAAACGCCtaaactgtaataataattgaagtaaAAAGTCACGCGATGCCTCGTTAATGGTATAGTTTTCACCTCCATGGTTTTCTAATTATATGCTCAGCTCCTAAATGGAGTTAGGTAATTTTAGTTTCGTTACTTACGTGACTCAGAAAAATAGTCACTGTAGTAGAATTTTAggttcgttttatttttgatatttaggTTCGCAAAATTCTTCTCCAATCAACGTCATCTACATGGCGCTATAGGACTGATATGAGAGGTAAATAAGTGCTACATTTGGCATCGGCGGTAGGAAAGCCTTAGCATATTGGTTTAAGCGCTGAAGCCGCCACAGGTTCAAATCTATCCGGTTCCcaaaatgtttatttgcattttaaggGAATAAAACGTCATCAACATATAAATGTCCAAACGCCGGCCACAGGCCTCtcataaaagatatattttattgcattggTCCACCACACTGCTTGAATGGCGCTGTTTTCACGGAACTATGGCAGTCTTGGGGACAGTAATTTTACATCAAGGACATTATAGTATTTAataattcactttcggggggccaagttctaatcccagcacgcacctctaacttttctaagttatgtgcgttttaaggaattaaaatatcacttgtttcaacggtgaaggaaaacatcgtaaggaaacctgcatggctgagaattctacgtaatgttctcaaaagtgtgtggagtccaccaatccgcactgggccagcgtggtggactgcggccttaaccccttctcattgtgggagcagacccgtgctctgtagcgggccggtGCGGTAATGGGTTTCATATGACCATTGATACACAATAATTGTAACAGCAGACTTGAGGTCAAGGTTGGGACCACAACCAATAATCTAACCTAAACGTGGAGTTTATTTTCGAACTTATTACCTAAGCAAGCAAGCCTGATAAGAATTCAAGTATACACTTGTAGGATGTCGTAGGAAATAATACATTCGATTGAAGTTAAAAGGGAACAAATAAAACCGATAGACTCGCGTGTCCTTTACGTGATTTTCTTACAAAAAGGCGAATTTGTTAAACTACTATCCTAGTCGGAGAGTTTGACTATTCTATCTCTGTTTTGGTATCTgagtcataaaaaataaagtcagCTTTATACATCACGAGTCCTCGACAATGTACCCGATCTTGTACTAAATGAAGGTGACCTTGTgaggtaagtttattttaactaatcATACTTTACTGCATATTAAATAATACCAACATAGCACACGCAAATAACAAAAACTCAAACAAATATGTACACAAAAGGTGAACCGTTGAATAATGCACTTGTATTTACTAGAACGTTTGgtacaaaacaatatttaaattaatatcatgtattaatatgttattttgaaacagaaaaaagatGAAATTGTAAGTGTGTTGCCAGCAATGTCACGCCTACTCTTGCCATTTCTTAAACAGAGCTTCCAACTCAGACCCAACTATAGTATACATTACGAAATGTAATGTTGGTTACATTAATTTTTACCATTGCAAAATGGAATGGTAAACAAAGATATTGAATTCTTTTGAGGTGTTGACTAAGATTGAAAACAAATGAGCAGTACGGACGATATATAATTGATACTCAATATTTAACTATGAATATGACGtaaggtttttattttgattttaagtaCTCCGTAATGTCGAGCCTTGGCGCCGAAGCGTAACAACCAATTCATAATTTCACAAatgatgtttaatttaaatatattacgaacctttttcatttcttttatttgtcTGTTATGCTTATTCGGTGGTAAAGGCTTGATATGTGAATAATTCTTGGGTTGCGTTACAatttaatagattttaatttGCAGAAACACCCCTTCCACAGCACACTCTTATTATGTCGCCTGTTCATCCATTACAATTGGTTGGTGAAAACGTTTATCTTCGAGATTAaaactttctttttaattcaA includes these proteins:
- the LOC120625267 gene encoding protein ALP1-like; protein product: MEVDEEVCLLWLLLKKKKRKRRYWVHPILRDRLVHGQFVTLYPKLRMYDNKFFDYLRMSIKSFDELIELIRQDISCSETHLRPSVSPEEKLVITLRYLGTGCSFGELSYNYRLGKSTITGIVREVCKSLWNKLVNIVMPEATEDIWKTIARDFERYANFPNCIGAIDGKHIRVIKPVDSGSLYHNYKHYFSIVLLALCDANYCFTYVDIGAYGKSSDSAIFKNSVFYKRLTEKSLNIPTPKPISNVDLTPMPYVIVGDEAFGLAENLLRPYSGKCLPYEKRIFNYRLSRARRNIECTFGILANKWRIFHRPINVNIDFAEDIIKASCVLHNYVRTRDGLKFKDTLYNAPMTNLNTLHAGRGTPSSLNIRDKFAHYFVNDGRVPWQDTKI